From the Methanobacterium spitsbergense genome, one window contains:
- the cdhD gene encoding CO dehydrogenase/acetyl-CoA synthase subunit delta — MDKMTQLLKLLENTDTIEINDFRMDFDELEINLMPAVQKMVQQVAQKQAVIAKETLPTIEPFAPPVHNYPGEVAEVQLGAGTRKPVFLGGQKALYRFEEAQPNAPVVTFDVFDIPMPGLPKPIREHFEDVMEHPGEWAKKAVKDYGANMITIHLIGTGPKVMDKTPRQAAQDIEEVLQAVKVPLVIGGSGDPIKDPIVLEAAAAAAEGERCLLASANLDLDFRKVAKAAMDYNHAVLSWAITDINMQKTLNKYLMKEGLTQKDIVMDPTTCALGYGVEFSIDVITRTRLAALKGDTDLQMPMSSGTTNAWGSREAWMKKDEWGPTAYRGPIWEIITGLTMMLCGVDIFMMLHPSSVQMLKEIGNTFTRDYLSTDVPDITNWITELE; from the coding sequence ATGGATAAAATGACACAACTTCTTAAACTATTGGAAAATACAGACACCATAGAGATAAATGATTTTAGAATGGACTTTGATGAGCTGGAAATTAATTTGATGCCAGCCGTCCAAAAAATGGTGCAGCAGGTTGCTCAAAAGCAAGCTGTTATTGCAAAGGAAACATTACCAACTATAGAACCATTTGCACCGCCGGTGCACAACTATCCCGGTGAGGTAGCTGAGGTTCAACTGGGTGCAGGTACAAGGAAACCGGTTTTCCTGGGTGGTCAAAAGGCACTTTACAGATTTGAAGAGGCACAACCAAATGCTCCTGTTGTTACTTTTGATGTGTTTGATATTCCCATGCCTGGCCTTCCTAAGCCAATAAGGGAGCATTTTGAGGATGTTATGGAACATCCTGGAGAATGGGCAAAAAAGGCTGTTAAGGACTATGGAGCAAACATGATCACTATACATTTGATAGGAACTGGTCCAAAGGTAATGGATAAAACTCCACGTCAAGCTGCACAGGATATAGAAGAAGTCCTACAGGCAGTTAAAGTTCCGCTGGTAATAGGAGGGTCAGGAGATCCAATAAAGGATCCTATTGTTCTTGAAGCTGCTGCAGCTGCAGCTGAAGGTGAGAGATGTCTGCTTGCTTCTGCAAACCTTGATCTTGATTTTAGAAAAGTTGCAAAGGCTGCTATGGATTATAATCATGCAGTATTATCATGGGCAATAACTGACATTAACATGCAGAAAACTCTTAACAAGTACTTAATGAAGGAAGGATTAACTCAAAAAGATATTGTTATGGACCCAACAACATGTGCATTGGGATATGGTGTGGAATTCTCAATCGATGTAATAACTAGGACTAGACTGGCTGCACTGAAAGGAGACACAGATCTTCAGATGCCAATGTCATCAGGTACAACCAATGCATGGGGTTCTCGTGAAGCTTGGATGAAAAAAGATGAATGGGGACCAACAGCTTACCGTGGACCAATATGGGAAATTATAACGGGTCTTACAATGATGTTATGCGGTGTCGATATATTCATGATGCTTCATCCATCGTCTGTACAGATGCTCAAGGAAATAGGAAACACATTTACAAGGGATTACCTTTCAACTGATGTCCCTGATATTACAAACTGGATTACGGAACTTGAATAA
- a CDS encoding AAA family ATPase has product MIIAVSGKGGTGKTLLSSLLIKALSEKNKDILAIDADPDSNLPEALGVEVIKTVGDVREELKVDTAKGNIPKDMNKWDILDYKIMESVVETPKFDLLVMGRPEGSGCYCAVNNMLRKIIETLSANYDYIVIDTEAGLEHLSRRTTQNVDTMLVVTDKSKRGILTAQRIGELSNELDINFKKMFLVVNRITPDNKDMIIKKAKETGIEIIGTIYEDEEVAEYDIEGTPLVNLPDDSNSVVTVSKIVSRILNSN; this is encoded by the coding sequence GTGATAATCGCGGTAAGTGGGAAAGGTGGAACAGGTAAAACATTGCTTTCTTCCCTTTTAATAAAGGCTTTGTCAGAGAAAAATAAGGATATTCTTGCAATTGATGCAGATCCTGACTCTAATCTTCCAGAGGCACTTGGAGTTGAAGTTATAAAAACTGTTGGTGATGTGAGGGAAGAGTTGAAGGTTGACACTGCGAAGGGTAACATTCCCAAGGATATGAATAAATGGGATATTCTTGACTACAAGATAATGGAGTCTGTAGTTGAAACACCAAAATTTGATCTCTTGGTAATGGGAAGACCGGAAGGGAGTGGATGTTACTGTGCAGTTAATAATATGCTGAGAAAGATTATCGAAACCCTTTCTGCAAACTATGATTATATAGTTATAGACACAGAGGCAGGACTTGAACATTTAAGTAGGCGTACAACTCAAAACGTTGACACAATGTTAGTTGTAACAGACAAATCAAAAAGAGGAATATTGACAGCTCAAAGGATTGGAGAACTTTCTAATGAGCTGGATATAAACTTCAAAAAGATGTTTCTTGTTGTTAACAGAATTACTCCAGATAACAAAGATATGATAATTAAAAAAGCCAAAGAAACTGGTATTGAAATTATTGGAACCATTTACGAAGATGAAGAAGTAGCAGAATATGATATTGAAGGAACACCTCTCGTGAACCTTCCAGATGATTCAAATTCTGTTGTTACAGTTTCAAAAATCGTATCTAGGATTTTAAATTCAAATTAA